A genomic region of Eucalyptus grandis isolate ANBG69807.140 chromosome 5, ASM1654582v1, whole genome shotgun sequence contains the following coding sequences:
- the LOC104443493 gene encoding protein-ribulosamine 3-kinase, chloroplastic isoform X3, whose product MPVPSLLRQTDCRRIYCIENWSRRIGPSMFEGEALGLGAMYETGTIHVPRPFKVGPLPTGGSFIIMEFIEFGTSRGNQPVLGKKLAEMHKAGKSAKGFGFDVDNTIGSTPQINTWTSDWVQFYGEHRLGYQLKLALEQYGDRSVYDKGQRLVKSMGPLFEGAVIEPCLLHGDLWSGNISSDKNGEPVILDPACYYGHNEAEFGMSWCAGFSGAFYDAYFKVMPKQPGYEKRRDIYLLYHYLNHYNLFGSGYRSSAMSIIDDYLRMLNA is encoded by the exons ATGCCGGTTCCTTCTTTGTTAAGACAAACAG ACTGCAGAAGGATTTATTGTATTGAAAACTGGAGCAGGAGAATTGGGCCATCGATGTTCGAGGGAGAAGCTCTTGGTTTAGGTGCGATGTATGAGACGGGGACAATCCATGTGCCTAGGCCGTTCAAG GTGGGGCCTCTTCCAACTGGTGGTTCATTCATAATCATGGAGTTTATCGAGTTCGGAACATCAAGAGGCAATCAG CCTGTCCTAGGGAAGAAGCTTGCTGAAATGCATAAAGCAGGGAAATCTGCAAAAGGCTTTGGCTTTGATGTTGACAATACCATTGGCAG TACTCCACAGATAAACACTTGGACATCTGACTGGGTTCAGTTTTACGGGGAACATAGACTTGGTTACCAATTGAAGTTGGCATTGGAGCAGTATGGAGATAGATCAGTATATGACAAAG GACAGAGGCTAGTGAAAAGCATGGGACCCCTATTTGAGGGTGCGGTTATAGAGCCATGCCTATTGCATGGAGACTTGTGGAGTGGAAACATAAGCTCTGACAAGAACGGCGAGCCTGTCATACTCGATCCAGCATGTTATT ATGGACATAATGAGGCAGAATTCGGAATGTCCTGGTGTGCTGGATTTTCAGGAGCCTTCTATGATGCCTACTTCAAG GTGATGCCGAAGCAGCCTGGATACGAGAAGAGGAGAGATATTTACCTCCTGTACCACTACCTGAATCACTATAATCTCTTCGGTTCAGGTTATCGTTCCTCGGCCATGTCTATAATCGATGACTATTTACGGATGTTAAATGCTTAA
- the LOC104443493 gene encoding protein-ribulosamine 3-kinase, chloroplastic isoform X1 gives MVGHVGIIASGSCFPALARLPRLAFTERKPFATVAAMGDDPIREWILSEGKATRITRISPVGGGCINSASQYDTDAGSFFVKTNRRIGPSMFEGEALGLGAMYETGTIHVPRPFKVGPLPTGGSFIIMEFIEFGTSRGNQPVLGKKLAEMHKAGKSAKGFGFDVDNTIGSTPQINTWTSDWVQFYGEHRLGYQLKLALEQYGDRSVYDKGQRLVKSMGPLFEGAVIEPCLLHGDLWSGNISSDKNGEPVILDPACYYGHNEAEFGMSWCAGFSGAFYDAYFKVMPKQPGYEKRRDIYLLYHYLNHYNLFGSGYRSSAMSIIDDYLRMLNA, from the exons atggtGGGACACGTGGGGATTATCGCTTCGGGCTCTTGCTTCCCGGCGCTCGCTCGTCTTCCTCGTCTCGCCTTCACCGAACGCAAGCCGTTTGCCA CAGTGGCAGCAATGGGTGATGATCCAATTCGGGAATGGATTCTATCGGAAGGAAAGGCTACTCGAATAACAAGGATAAGTCCTGTTGGCGGAGGTTGCATCAATTCGGCTAGTCAGTACGATACAGATGCCGGTTCCTTCTTTGTTAAGACAAACAG GAGAATTGGGCCATCGATGTTCGAGGGAGAAGCTCTTGGTTTAGGTGCGATGTATGAGACGGGGACAATCCATGTGCCTAGGCCGTTCAAG GTGGGGCCTCTTCCAACTGGTGGTTCATTCATAATCATGGAGTTTATCGAGTTCGGAACATCAAGAGGCAATCAG CCTGTCCTAGGGAAGAAGCTTGCTGAAATGCATAAAGCAGGGAAATCTGCAAAAGGCTTTGGCTTTGATGTTGACAATACCATTGGCAG TACTCCACAGATAAACACTTGGACATCTGACTGGGTTCAGTTTTACGGGGAACATAGACTTGGTTACCAATTGAAGTTGGCATTGGAGCAGTATGGAGATAGATCAGTATATGACAAAG GACAGAGGCTAGTGAAAAGCATGGGACCCCTATTTGAGGGTGCGGTTATAGAGCCATGCCTATTGCATGGAGACTTGTGGAGTGGAAACATAAGCTCTGACAAGAACGGCGAGCCTGTCATACTCGATCCAGCATGTTATT ATGGACATAATGAGGCAGAATTCGGAATGTCCTGGTGTGCTGGATTTTCAGGAGCCTTCTATGATGCCTACTTCAAG GTGATGCCGAAGCAGCCTGGATACGAGAAGAGGAGAGATATTTACCTCCTGTACCACTACCTGAATCACTATAATCTCTTCGGTTCAGGTTATCGTTCCTCGGCCATGTCTATAATCGATGACTATTTACGGATGTTAAATGCTTAA
- the LOC104445927 gene encoding uncharacterized protein LOC104445927, which yields MGCGDYVSATTEQDVAAEERAVTEWDVTNRSQPEQMELLRKYQRLGMSAEDAETVVNIFSKYKDLLVDEKMMAQKGMTPPDKEDKPWKNGLVTFVSFIVFGSAPLLSFIILIPFTDSDTIKFIGACVLSVLALVLLGIAKAKIAGQKYALSAFVTVLYGATAAAAAYALGWTLRNIAGLDE from the exons ATGGGATGTGGCGATTATGTATCAGCCACCACCGAGCAGGATGTCGCAGCCGAGGAGAGAGCCGTGACCGAGTGGGATGTCACAAACAGAAGCCAGCCTGAGCAGATGGAGCTCCTCCGCAAGTATCAAAGGCTCGGCATGTCTGCTGAGGATGCCGAGACG GTCGTGAATATATTCTCGAAATACAAGGACCTGCTGGTGGACGAGAAGATGATGGCTCAAAAAGGGATGACTCCGCCTGATAAAGAAGACAAACCATGGAAGAACGGGCTTGTGACCTTCGTCTCCTTCATCGTGTTTGGAAGCGCGCCTCTTCTCTCATTCATAATCCTCATACCATTCACCGACAGCGACACCATCAAGTTCATAGGAGCATGCGTGCTATCTGTTCTCGCCCTCGTTCTCCTGGGAATAGCCAAGGCCAAGATTGCTGGTCAAAAATACGCCCTGTCTGCATTCGTTACCGTCTTATATGGTGCCACAGCCGCTGCAGCTGCTTATGCCCTTGGTTGGACGCTACGAAATATTGCCGGCTTAGACGAATGA
- the LOC104443493 gene encoding protein-ribulosamine 3-kinase, chloroplastic isoform X2 has protein sequence MGDDPIREWILSEGKATRITRISPVGGGCINSASQYDTDAGSFFVKTNRRIGPSMFEGEALGLGAMYETGTIHVPRPFKVGPLPTGGSFIIMEFIEFGTSRGNQPVLGKKLAEMHKAGKSAKGFGFDVDNTIGSTPQINTWTSDWVQFYGEHRLGYQLKLALEQYGDRSVYDKGQRLVKSMGPLFEGAVIEPCLLHGDLWSGNISSDKNGEPVILDPACYYGHNEAEFGMSWCAGFSGAFYDAYFKVMPKQPGYEKRRDIYLLYHYLNHYNLFGSGYRSSAMSIIDDYLRMLNA, from the exons ATGGGTGATGATCCAATTCGGGAATGGATTCTATCGGAAGGAAAGGCTACTCGAATAACAAGGATAAGTCCTGTTGGCGGAGGTTGCATCAATTCGGCTAGTCAGTACGATACAGATGCCGGTTCCTTCTTTGTTAAGACAAACAG GAGAATTGGGCCATCGATGTTCGAGGGAGAAGCTCTTGGTTTAGGTGCGATGTATGAGACGGGGACAATCCATGTGCCTAGGCCGTTCAAG GTGGGGCCTCTTCCAACTGGTGGTTCATTCATAATCATGGAGTTTATCGAGTTCGGAACATCAAGAGGCAATCAG CCTGTCCTAGGGAAGAAGCTTGCTGAAATGCATAAAGCAGGGAAATCTGCAAAAGGCTTTGGCTTTGATGTTGACAATACCATTGGCAG TACTCCACAGATAAACACTTGGACATCTGACTGGGTTCAGTTTTACGGGGAACATAGACTTGGTTACCAATTGAAGTTGGCATTGGAGCAGTATGGAGATAGATCAGTATATGACAAAG GACAGAGGCTAGTGAAAAGCATGGGACCCCTATTTGAGGGTGCGGTTATAGAGCCATGCCTATTGCATGGAGACTTGTGGAGTGGAAACATAAGCTCTGACAAGAACGGCGAGCCTGTCATACTCGATCCAGCATGTTATT ATGGACATAATGAGGCAGAATTCGGAATGTCCTGGTGTGCTGGATTTTCAGGAGCCTTCTATGATGCCTACTTCAAG GTGATGCCGAAGCAGCCTGGATACGAGAAGAGGAGAGATATTTACCTCCTGTACCACTACCTGAATCACTATAATCTCTTCGGTTCAGGTTATCGTTCCTCGGCCATGTCTATAATCGATGACTATTTACGGATGTTAAATGCTTAA
- the LOC104443494 gene encoding UDP-galactose/UDP-glucose transporter 4 has protein sequence MKSEEQARFLFGISLSERPKWQQFIICSSGFFFGYLVNGICEEYVYNRLQFSYGWYFTFVQGFVYLFLIYLQGFSTKQMVNPWKTYVKLSAVLMGSHGLTKGSLAFLNYPAQLMFKSTKVLPVMIMGAFIPGLRRKYPAHEYVSAILLVVGLILFTLADAHTSPNFSMIGVVMVSGALIMDSFLGNLQEAIFTLNPETTQMEMLFCSTVMGLPFLIPPMLLTGELFTAWNSCSKHMYVYGVLVFEAMATFIGQVSVLSLIAIFGAATTAMITTARKAVTLLLSYLIFTKPLTEQHGTGLLLIAMGIILKLLPDSNPHKRASKPTSSTDAGRGKSTHHRDEETRLQSQEEEEKRPLV, from the exons ATGAAGAGCGAAGAGCAAGCTCGATTTTTGTTCGGAATCTCGCTGTCGGAGAGACCGAAGTGGCAGCAATTCATTATTTGCTCATCTGGGTTCTTCTTTGGTTACCTCGTCAATGGCATATGCGAG GAATACGTGTACAACAGGCTTCAATTCAG CTATGGTTGGTACTTCACATTTGTTCAAGGATTTGTGTATCTGTTCCTTATTTACCTCCAAGGCTTCAGCACCAAGCAAATGGTGAATCCATGGAAGACTTATGTGAAACTCTCTGCAGTGCTTATGGGTTCACATGGGCTCACAAAGGGGTCATTGGCTTTCCTCAACTACCCCGCACAGCTCATGTTCAAATCAACAAAG GTTCTGCCAGTGATGATAATGGGCGCCTTCATACCGGGACTGAGGCGGAAGTACCCAGCTCATGAATATGTGTCCGCAATTCTCTTAGTGGTGGGTCTGATCCTTTTCACCTTGGCCGATGCTCATACATCGCCAAATTTCAGCATGATTGGTGTGGTGATGGTCTCGGGTGCTCTAATTATGGACTCCTTCCTGGGTAATTTGCAAGAAGCCATTTTTACCTTGAACCCTGAAACCACACAG ATGGAGATGTTGTTCTGTTCAACTGTGATGGGATTGCCTTTCTTGATCCCACCCATGCTTTTGACAGGAGAATTGTTTACAGCATGGAATTCATGCTCCAAG CATATGTATGTATATGGTGTATTGGTGTTCGAAGCAATGGCCACATTCATCGGCCAAGTCTCGGTCCTTTCTCTCATAGCCATATTTGGAGCTGCAACCACAGCCATG ATAACTACAGCAAGAAAGGCAGTGACATTGTTGCTGTCATACTTGATATTCACAAAGCCATTGACGGAGCAGCACGGCACGGGCCTCTTGCTCATAGCCATGGGGATCATACTGAAGCTCTTGCCCGACTCCAATCCACACAAGAGGGCCTCAAAACCAACCTCATCCACCGATGCCGGTAGAGGGAAATCAACTCATCATCGGGATGAAGAAACCCGGTTGCAgagccaagaagaagaagaaaagaggccATTGGTTTGA